From one Deltaproteobacteria bacterium genomic stretch:
- a CDS encoding TrpB-like pyridoxal phosphate-dependent enzyme: MDDRIDLSQSEMPRAWYNILPDLPTPMAPPLDPETKKPVTPEQLSVIFPSGVIEQEMSPERHIDIPQPVLDVYRLYRPTPLVRARNLEKAIGTKCRIFYKNESVSPAGSHKPNTAVPQAYYNKLDGVKRLATETGAGQWGTALSFATAMFGLQCTVYMVRVSYDMKPYRKILINAYGGQIFPSPSPETRTGRAMLERDPECKGSLGLAISEAVEDAATHDDTKYALGSVLNHVILHQTITGLETQMQMKKIGEHPDYLVGCVGGGSNFGGFVAPFMPRKLAGEKITFVAAEPKACPTLTKGSYRYDYGDVAKLTPLLKMHTLGHDFMPAPIHAGGLRYHGDAPIVCNLMAEGLIQARAYFQTECFEAAKLFLQTEGFLPAPETSHAIKAAMEVAKEAEPGSNIVFLYSGHGLLDLSSYDAFLSGRLTNFELPDECIQEALKGCPKI, encoded by the coding sequence GTGGACGATCGCATAGATCTTTCCCAGTCGGAAATGCCCAGAGCCTGGTACAACATTCTGCCTGACCTGCCCACGCCCATGGCCCCACCCCTGGACCCGGAGACCAAGAAGCCGGTGACCCCGGAGCAATTGTCGGTCATCTTTCCCTCGGGGGTTATCGAGCAGGAGATGAGCCCGGAGCGTCACATCGACATTCCTCAGCCGGTCCTGGACGTCTATCGTCTCTATCGGCCCACGCCTTTGGTTCGGGCCAGAAATCTCGAAAAGGCCATCGGGACCAAGTGCCGGATCTTCTACAAGAACGAATCCGTGTCTCCGGCCGGGTCCCACAAGCCGAACACGGCCGTCCCCCAAGCCTATTACAACAAGTTGGACGGAGTGAAGCGGCTGGCTACGGAGACTGGGGCCGGGCAATGGGGAACGGCTCTGTCGTTCGCTACGGCCATGTTCGGGTTGCAGTGCACGGTGTACATGGTGCGGGTCAGCTACGACATGAAGCCCTACCGGAAGATCCTGATCAACGCCTACGGTGGGCAGATTTTTCCATCCCCGTCACCGGAGACTAGAACCGGCCGGGCCATGCTGGAGCGCGATCCCGAGTGCAAGGGAAGCCTCGGTCTGGCCATCTCCGAGGCCGTGGAGGATGCGGCCACCCATGATGACACCAAATACGCCCTGGGCAGTGTCCTCAACCATGTCATACTCCACCAGACCATCACTGGCCTGGAAACCCAGATGCAGATGAAGAAGATCGGTGAGCATCCCGATTATCTGGTCGGCTGTGTCGGGGGGGGGAGCAATTTCGGAGGGTTCGTGGCCCCGTTCATGCCCCGGAAGCTGGCCGGGGAAAAAATCACCTTCGTGGCCGCCGAGCCAAAGGCCTGTCCGACCCTGACCAAGGGTAGCTACCGCTACGATTACGGCGACGTGGCCAAGCTGACCCCGCTGCTCAAGATGCACACCCTGGGGCACGATTTCATGCCGGCCCCGATCCACGCAGGAGGGCTACGCTACCATGGAGACGCGCCCATTGTCTGTAATTTGATGGCCGAAGGCCTGATCCAGGCCCGGGCCTATTTCCAGACAGAATGCTTTGAGGCGGCCAAGCTCTTCCTGCAGACCGAAGGGTTTCTGCCGGCCCCTGAGACCTCCCACGCCATTAAGGCGGCCATGGAGGTGGCCAAAGAGGCCGAGCCCGGATCGAATATCGTGTTCCTCTACTCGGGCCACGGACTTTTGGACCTGTCCTCCTACGATGCCTTTTTGTCCGGCAGGCTGACCAATTTTGAGCTGCCGGATGAATGCATCCAGGAGGCACTCAAGGGGTGTCCCAAGATTTGA
- a CDS encoding Nif3-like dinuclear metal center hexameric protein, whose amino-acid sequence MIVSSLLKTIEQTAPPAYAAGWDRSGVQVASPRQEISSLAVALDPSPKTVSKALAGGADLLLCHHPLTLQPRLPDKIDEYHRVLSLCLKAELWLYAAHTSLDASPDGPARWPATAFGLTEVQVLEPAGEDRGREYGFGFVGTLPDTSSPETFRERVAQVFGRHEWIEAGPEPIRVVRVACCPGSGGSMIGLARRAGADVFLTGDVKYHQAMEADMWVVDLGHHAVEEHMMRVWSEHLAGSLSARGVGVFFIPSSDPLRFVGREALAGSTGTTPISTEVED is encoded by the coding sequence ATGATTGTCTCCTCGCTGTTGAAGACCATCGAACAGACGGCTCCCCCCGCCTACGCGGCAGGATGGGACCGAAGCGGGGTGCAGGTGGCCTCTCCCCGACAGGAGATTTCGTCCCTGGCCGTAGCTTTGGACCCGAGTCCGAAAACGGTGAGCAAGGCCTTGGCCGGAGGGGCGGATCTGCTCCTGTGTCATCATCCATTGACCTTGCAGCCCCGTCTCCCGGACAAAATCGATGAGTACCACCGGGTGCTTTCGCTCTGTCTGAAGGCCGAACTCTGGCTCTATGCCGCCCATACGTCCCTGGATGCCAGTCCCGATGGACCGGCGCGTTGGCCAGCGACCGCTTTTGGGCTGACCGAAGTTCAGGTCCTGGAGCCGGCCGGTGAGGACCGGGGACGGGAATACGGTTTCGGATTCGTCGGCACGCTGCCCGATACGTCGTCCCCCGAAACGTTTCGGGAGCGGGTGGCCCAAGTCTTCGGCCGTCACGAATGGATCGAGGCCGGTCCCGAGCCTATTAGGGTCGTCCGGGTGGCCTGCTGTCCTGGTTCCGGAGGGTCGATGATCGGACTGGCCCGCAGGGCAGGTGCGGATGTTTTCCTGACCGGTGACGTCAAGTATCACCAAGCCATGGAGGCCGACATGTGGGTCGTCGATCTGGGGCATCATGCCGTGGAGGAACACATGATGCGGGTCTGGAGCGAACACTTGGCAGGAAGTTTGTCCGCCCGGGGAGTTGGGGTCTTTTTCATCCCCAGCAGCGACCCTTTACGTTTTGTCGGCCGGGAAGCCTTGGCCGGGAGTACCGGCACGACGCCAATCAGCACGGAGGTGGAGGATTGA
- a CDS encoding phospholipase: MAVLALGMLGFGSGWSMSLEECMREQVLTAPDNATVAEIRAQCLACLDFGEEAPAAVLEPDKGIEDGLAAVRDLPVNSTIVVSTTWLERFTESLGSQLTPHRANYILPFAYNSSPNYRPYGVESEDFDKTEVKFQISLKYRLVRDVFGDNGDIYLAYTNESWWQAYNKDASSPFRETNHEPEAWLSFDTDRRVAGFRLSTVSFGINHESNGRAQDLSRSWNRIFAELVFEREDFWISLRPWYRIPEREKSSPDDPRGDDNPNMEKYFGYGELKAHYGWRGHGLSLMLRNNLRVDGNKGGVELGWIFPIYEEFKGYVQYFNGYGESLIDYNVPVNRIGVGFILSEWR; this comes from the coding sequence ATGGCCGTCCTGGCCTTGGGCATGCTGGGCTTTGGAAGCGGGTGGTCCATGTCCCTGGAAGAGTGCATGCGTGAGCAGGTTCTGACGGCCCCGGACAACGCCACGGTGGCCGAGATCCGGGCCCAATGCCTGGCTTGTCTGGACTTCGGGGAGGAGGCCCCTGCTGCGGTCCTCGAACCGGACAAGGGGATCGAGGATGGCCTCGCTGCAGTCCGCGATCTGCCGGTCAACTCGACAATCGTGGTCAGTACCACCTGGCTGGAGCGGTTTACCGAAAGTTTGGGTTCACAGCTCACACCGCATAGGGCCAACTACATTCTTCCGTTTGCCTACAACTCGAGTCCCAATTACAGGCCTTACGGAGTCGAATCGGAAGATTTCGACAAGACCGAGGTCAAATTTCAGATCAGTCTCAAGTACCGACTGGTCCGAGACGTGTTCGGGGACAACGGGGACATCTATCTCGCCTATACAAACGAATCCTGGTGGCAGGCCTACAACAAGGACGCCTCCAGCCCTTTCCGGGAGACCAATCACGAACCGGAGGCCTGGCTGAGTTTCGACACGGACCGCCGCGTGGCCGGCTTTCGGCTCTCCACGGTGTCCTTCGGCATCAATCACGAGTCCAACGGTCGGGCCCAGGATCTTTCCCGGAGCTGGAATCGAATCTTCGCTGAACTCGTTTTCGAACGGGAGGATTTCTGGATCAGCCTTCGGCCCTGGTATCGGATTCCGGAGCGGGAGAAGTCTTCTCCGGACGATCCTCGGGGGGATGACAACCCAAATATGGAAAAGTACTTCGGCTACGGGGAACTCAAGGCCCACTACGGGTGGCGGGGACATGGCCTGAGCCTGATGCTGAGGAACAATCTGCGGGTGGATGGAAACAAGGGCGGGGTGGAGCTGGGTTGGATTTTTCCCATTTACGAAGAATTCAAGGGCTACGTCCAGTATTTCAACGGGTACGGGGAAAGCCTGATCGACTACAACGTCCCGGTGAACAGGATTGGGGTGGGCTTCATCCTGTCTGAATGGAGATGA
- a CDS encoding GIY-YIG nuclease family protein, with protein MSDAWTVYMILCSDGSLYTGITTNVDRRLAQHRGELPGGARFFRSRRPIKVVARFAAFGRSEALRMEARIKALPKADKERLVGGGHSFFEGLSSPLSRDSKDFSKIRRLNSETIDVRNQIQQGNLGRSSPEVEDGRQDADVGCDRSVGEDQPVHDFDLATGDQACH; from the coding sequence ATGAGCGATGCCTGGACCGTGTACATGATCCTGTGCTCTGACGGCAGTCTGTACACGGGGATCACCACCAATGTCGATCGCCGTCTGGCCCAGCACCGGGGAGAGCTTCCGGGCGGGGCCAGATTCTTTCGGAGCCGAAGGCCGATCAAGGTGGTAGCCCGGTTCGCAGCGTTCGGGCGATCCGAGGCCCTGCGCATGGAGGCCAGGATCAAGGCCCTGCCCAAGGCGGACAAGGAGCGTCTGGTCGGCGGCGGGCACAGTTTTTTTGAGGGCCTTTCATCTCCTCTTTCCCGAGATTCAAAGGATTTTTCAAAGATCCGGAGATTGAATTCGGAAACGATCGATGTTAGAAATCAAATTCAACAAGGGAATCTTGGAAGGAGCAGTCCGGAGGTGGAAGATGGTCGACAGGATGCAGATGTGGGATGCGATCGTTCAGTTGGCGAAGATCAGCCGGTCCATGACTTCGACCTCGCAACGGGAGATCAAGCATGCCATTGA
- a CDS encoding chemotaxis protein CheR gives MMADERATALAEDGTEQSAREHKEGRSFFVVGIGASAGGLEALREFFEHTRPADAAAFVVVQHLSPDYKSLMPELLARHTVMPVVHIEDGVALIPGHVYLLPPKNNLTIFHGRLFLAPQETPFNLPIDIFFCSLAEDQQERAVGIVLSGTGSDGTRGVRAIKEHGGMVMVQDEASAGFDGMPKNAIATGIVDFIMPPKDMPAALEQYISGNQRIYESRRDRPERPAESLAKILALVKVKTGMDFSFYKENTILRRIERRMGIIQSETMDEYARHLEGHPEEISILYREVLIGVTRFFRDPDAYELIKTSVLPEIFNAKNSNESIRVWSAGCSTGEEAYSLAILFHEFCEEHGFLNEIKIFATDIDREALSTASTGIYPLSIVADASMRRLGRFFYKKGDSYQVQPQIRKKVIFAYHNIVKNPPFPKIDLISCRNMLIYLQPVLQKQILSNFLFSLTPGGHLFLGSSESVGEYGSFFTPLGHKLKIFRYRGGQSNPGASRRFVVDPRSVEKTNRLPEPIIAASKSRPFSDDLDDAYEQATEIGMQPAVLLNGERRVVHVFGDVDRYLKLASGRINLDVSKLVRGGVGTMLASTLHKAAKEQVPARIENIVVSDDSPDDTVSFAVFPIRTRSGEQYFVVRFEPGRVDSKPGVGKLKLDEAVRVRIEDLERDLQYTRENLQATIEELETSNEELQATNEELLASNEELQSTNEELQSVNEELLTVNSEYQLKIQELTLLNDDMENLMSTASSGTVFLDDEFRIRKFTAPVGRYFSIIRSDVGRPLTHLSHRLKDLDLDALLRRVVSIRKEEQLEVRCADGSWVLIGVYPYVSSLNADKGVVVTLTDITRIMEAEEAFKREHELLLRVFGNSPVATTMVDAKGEIVFANEAARVLLDLERDEAGRFRFDDKRFSICDDEGRPISTEDLPFSIIFREKRSVEYRHWISDRDGHGICLDIVGNPMFGPNQDIEGAVFKIETCSDGWKRNRGAANPR, from the coding sequence ATGATGGCCGACGAGAGGGCGACGGCGTTGGCGGAGGACGGGACGGAACAGTCAGCCCGGGAGCACAAGGAAGGGAGGTCCTTCTTCGTGGTCGGGATCGGGGCATCGGCCGGTGGTCTGGAGGCCCTGCGCGAGTTCTTCGAACATACCCGGCCGGCGGATGCGGCAGCCTTTGTGGTCGTTCAGCATTTGTCGCCTGATTACAAAAGCCTGATGCCCGAGCTTCTGGCCAGACACACGGTGATGCCTGTGGTGCACATCGAGGACGGAGTGGCACTGATTCCAGGCCACGTGTATCTGCTTCCACCCAAGAACAACCTGACCATCTTTCACGGCCGTCTGTTCCTGGCCCCACAGGAGACGCCCTTCAACCTGCCCATCGACATCTTCTTCTGCTCCCTGGCCGAGGACCAGCAGGAGCGGGCCGTGGGAATCGTCCTGTCCGGGACCGGCAGCGACGGCACCCGGGGCGTGCGGGCCATCAAGGAACACGGAGGCATGGTCATGGTCCAGGACGAGGCCTCGGCTGGGTTTGACGGCATGCCCAAGAATGCCATCGCCACGGGTATCGTGGATTTCATCATGCCGCCCAAGGACATGCCTGCGGCCCTGGAGCAGTACATCAGTGGTAATCAACGGATTTATGAGAGCAGACGGGACAGGCCGGAACGGCCCGCAGAAAGTTTGGCCAAGATTTTGGCTCTGGTGAAGGTTAAGACGGGCATGGATTTTTCCTTTTACAAGGAGAACACCATTCTTCGCCGGATCGAGCGGCGAATGGGCATCATCCAGTCCGAGACCATGGACGAGTATGCCCGTCATCTCGAGGGCCATCCCGAGGAGATTTCTATCCTATACCGGGAGGTACTCATCGGGGTGACCCGATTCTTTCGTGACCCCGATGCCTATGAACTCATCAAGACCTCGGTGTTGCCTGAAATTTTCAACGCCAAGAATTCCAACGAGTCCATTCGGGTCTGGTCGGCCGGATGCTCCACGGGCGAGGAGGCCTACAGCCTGGCAATCCTCTTTCACGAATTCTGCGAAGAGCACGGATTCTTGAATGAGATTAAGATCTTCGCAACGGATATCGACCGGGAGGCCCTGTCCACGGCCTCGACAGGAATCTATCCTCTAAGCATCGTGGCCGATGCCTCCATGAGGCGTCTCGGTCGATTTTTTTACAAGAAGGGGGATAGTTACCAGGTGCAGCCACAGATTAGAAAGAAGGTCATTTTTGCCTACCACAACATCGTCAAGAATCCGCCTTTTCCCAAGATCGATCTGATCAGCTGCCGCAATATGCTCATTTATCTCCAGCCGGTTCTCCAGAAGCAGATCCTGTCCAATTTCCTTTTTTCTTTGACTCCCGGGGGCCATTTGTTTCTGGGATCGAGCGAGTCTGTGGGCGAGTACGGGTCGTTCTTCACCCCTCTGGGCCACAAGCTCAAGATTTTTCGCTACCGCGGCGGCCAGTCAAATCCTGGGGCCTCTCGCCGTTTCGTGGTTGACCCTCGGAGCGTGGAGAAAACAAACAGGCTGCCGGAGCCGATTATTGCCGCGAGCAAGTCCAGGCCGTTTTCCGACGACCTGGATGACGCCTACGAGCAGGCCACGGAGATTGGTATGCAGCCGGCGGTTCTTCTAAATGGAGAACGAAGGGTGGTCCACGTCTTTGGGGACGTGGATCGGTACCTCAAGCTGGCGTCGGGACGGATCAACCTGGACGTGTCCAAGCTGGTTCGCGGAGGCGTCGGCACCATGCTGGCTTCGACGCTGCACAAGGCGGCCAAGGAACAGGTCCCGGCGAGAATAGAAAACATCGTCGTCAGCGATGATTCACCCGATGACACCGTGTCCTTTGCCGTATTTCCCATTCGGACCCGGTCTGGAGAGCAATATTTCGTGGTCCGCTTCGAACCTGGCAGGGTGGACTCCAAACCCGGGGTGGGCAAGCTCAAGCTGGACGAGGCCGTCCGGGTCCGGATCGAAGATTTGGAACGCGACCTTCAGTATACCAGGGAGAATCTCCAGGCGACTATCGAGGAACTGGAAACTTCCAACGAGGAGCTTCAGGCCACCAACGAGGAACTTCTAGCCTCCAACGAGGAATTGCAGAGCACCAACGAGGAATTGCAGTCGGTGAACGAGGAGCTTTTGACGGTCAATTCCGAGTATCAGCTTAAGATTCAGGAATTGACCCTGCTGAACGACGATATGGAAAATCTCATGTCTACGGCCAGCAGTGGGACTGTTTTCTTGGACGACGAATTTCGGATCCGCAAATTCACGGCCCCTGTGGGCAGGTATTTCAGCATCATCCGAAGTGACGTTGGCCGTCCCCTGACCCATCTCTCTCACCGACTCAAGGATTTGGATCTTGATGCCTTGCTTCGCCGGGTCGTGTCGATCCGCAAGGAGGAACAACTTGAGGTCCGGTGTGCGGACGGTTCTTGGGTCCTTATCGGTGTCTATCCTTATGTCTCGAGTTTGAATGCCGACAAGGGGGTGGTTGTCACCCTAACGGATATCACCAGAATCATGGAGGCCGAAGAGGCGTTCAAGCGCGAGCATGAGCTTCTGCTCAGGGTTTTTGGCAATTCTCCGGTGGCCACCACCATGGTCGACGCCAAGGGAGAAATCGTCTTCGCCAACGAAGCCGCCCGGGTATTGCTTGATCTGGAGCGGGATGAGGCAGGCCGTTTTCGGTTTGACGACAAGCGGTTCAGCATTTGTGACGACGAGGGCCGACCCATTTCCACGGAGGACCTTCCCTTTTCCATCATTTTCCGGGAAAAGCGTTCCGTGGAGTACCGACATTGGATTTCCGACCGTGATGGCCATGGCATCTGCCTCGATATCGTCGGCAACCCGATGTTTGGCCCCAACCAGGACATCGAGGGGGCGGTCTTCAAGATCGAAACCTGTTCGGATGGCTGGAAAAGGAATCGAGGAGCGGCGAATCCAAGGTGA
- a CDS encoding VWA domain-containing protein — translation MKDFRFRLLFFMTMFVFATIQNVIARDVQIVLDCSGSMWGALPDGQTRIEAAKNALESVVSSLPQDVSLAFRVFGAKSETKKRDCQDSQLLVPFGKAPENRDTIVSSARDITPRGYTPISFSLTRSAEDFFGRAPGERVIILISDGGENCQADPCALAKALKDNDASLVIHTVGFDIDAFGRSQLQCIARVTGGIYFSANTASELVTVLTRAVAQLPPTATTIVELPQKVLGRLVIEGPDLKGHKVTNAESGEIVGSISPVTSSLQLPAGIYSATFGKNVWSSIEVVSGETTILRPAHLGVTNSIVNGHKVIDPETGEVHASISSSTSKVAILPGRYHVLFGEAVWPVDLEEGETLILNPGVIQASGLDIRGYKILDLQGKKVGDISATRSYMPLPPGDYLLDIRSKKIPFTLKENETLQFK, via the coding sequence ATGAAAGATTTTCGATTTAGGTTATTATTTTTCATGACTATGTTTGTTTTTGCGACTATTCAAAACGTTATTGCCAGAGATGTCCAGATTGTATTGGACTGTTCAGGAAGCATGTGGGGAGCTCTTCCGGATGGTCAAACCAGGATTGAGGCCGCCAAGAATGCCCTGGAAAGTGTTGTATCCAGCTTGCCACAAGATGTTTCCTTGGCCTTTCGTGTTTTCGGGGCAAAATCTGAAACCAAAAAACGGGATTGCCAGGACAGTCAACTGCTTGTTCCATTTGGAAAGGCACCGGAGAATCGGGATACCATAGTTTCTTCAGCGCGAGACATCACCCCGAGGGGATACACGCCTATTAGCTTTTCCTTGACACGAAGCGCGGAAGATTTTTTTGGAAGGGCGCCAGGGGAACGGGTTATTATACTGATAAGCGACGGGGGAGAGAATTGCCAGGCCGACCCCTGCGCGTTGGCCAAAGCTTTGAAGGATAACGATGCGAGCCTCGTCATCCACACGGTCGGGTTCGATATTGACGCGTTCGGAAGATCTCAGTTGCAGTGCATAGCGAGGGTAACCGGGGGCATATATTTTTCGGCGAACACGGCCTCGGAACTGGTGACAGTTCTAACCAGGGCCGTGGCACAATTGCCTCCGACAGCGACAACGATCGTTGAACTTCCGCAAAAAGTTCTTGGCCGGCTGGTCATTGAAGGCCCTGATTTGAAGGGGCACAAGGTCACGAACGCCGAAAGTGGCGAGATCGTCGGAAGTATCAGTCCCGTCACATCTTCGCTTCAACTGCCTGCGGGCATCTACAGCGCGACCTTCGGCAAGAATGTCTGGAGTTCTATTGAAGTCGTTTCCGGCGAAACTACGATCTTACGCCCTGCACATCTGGGTGTGACCAACTCCATTGTAAACGGTCACAAGGTCATCGACCCGGAGACAGGTGAGGTCCACGCTTCAATCAGTTCCAGTACCTCAAAAGTGGCGATCTTGCCTGGGCGCTATCATGTCCTTTTTGGCGAGGCTGTCTGGCCGGTAGATCTTGAGGAGGGAGAAACACTGATTCTCAATCCCGGCGTCATCCAGGCCTCAGGCCTCGACATCAGAGGCTATAAAATTTTGGACCTTCAGGGAAAGAAAGTTGGCGACATCAGCGCAACCCGGAGCTATATGCCCTTGCCTCCTGGTGACTATCTCCTGGATATTCGATCGAAGAAAATTCCCTTCACGCTCAAAGAAAATGAGACCTTGCAGTTTAAGTAG
- a CDS encoding PAS domain S-box protein, whose amino-acid sequence MMIKEVGMNQDDKIIEELELLRAENALLRDRELRWRQLEAEMQSVTGNLNVHQEELRSQNEELAATHKDLERAYRKYQNLYELSPVGFVTLDAHGVIVECNDAFSSFLGRDKRYLTGKPLIIYLVSSHHGRFFAWLGELFSESSTRKEEVEFFNTKGRFRAELTGKPLPGGEGESSRCQVAVADVTAWREALIRLKRNENMLRDIVEGSHSGICITDEFGIFEFVNASYCRIYGYEPKDFLGRSFTMVVPEAHKTEMQSLHDRFIAGEKEVQGEWPVKDRSGREFYIQADAARIEGLDGRPKKATFVTDITLRKEAERLKDDVDRMMRHDLRSPLQGLIHLPDFVADEGPLNDTQLKYLKMIKNAAMNMLHMINFSFDLYKIEQGVYDFQPKPLSIMPLLAGIRDEILARPALRNLSMVVEEPGPDVSGRIMGEELLCRSLFYNLMLNAAEAAVLAKGDVLVRLKNGEESGLVVIVDNAGEVPASVRSRFFDKYVTEGKAKGIGLGTYMARLATQTHGGAIALGAAVSGRTHVEVCLPAAVEDGERQS is encoded by the coding sequence GTGATGATCAAGGAGGTCGGCATGAACCAGGACGACAAAATCATCGAGGAACTCGAATTGTTGCGGGCTGAAAACGCCCTGCTTCGCGATCGCGAGCTGCGCTGGCGTCAACTCGAGGCCGAGATGCAGTCGGTGACCGGCAATCTCAACGTTCATCAGGAGGAACTCAGATCCCAGAACGAGGAGCTGGCCGCGACCCACAAAGATCTGGAGCGGGCCTACCGCAAATACCAGAATCTTTACGAGCTGTCGCCGGTGGGTTTTGTGACCCTTGATGCTCATGGGGTCATCGTCGAATGTAACGACGCGTTTTCCAGTTTCCTGGGACGAGACAAGCGCTACCTGACGGGCAAGCCTTTGATCATCTATCTGGTTTCGAGCCATCATGGCCGTTTTTTCGCTTGGCTCGGAGAGCTTTTTTCCGAAAGCTCAACAAGAAAGGAGGAGGTCGAATTTTTTAATACCAAAGGACGGTTCCGTGCCGAACTGACAGGCAAGCCCCTTCCCGGTGGCGAAGGCGAATCATCCCGGTGTCAGGTGGCCGTGGCGGACGTGACCGCCTGGCGGGAGGCTTTGATCAGGTTAAAAAGAAACGAAAACATGCTCCGGGATATTGTAGAAGGGTCCCATTCGGGTATCTGCATCACCGACGAGTTCGGGATTTTTGAATTCGTTAACGCCTCGTATTGCCGGATCTACGGGTACGAGCCCAAAGATTTCCTGGGCAGATCCTTTACCATGGTCGTGCCCGAGGCCCATAAGACGGAAATGCAGAGCCTGCACGACAGGTTCATCGCCGGTGAGAAAGAGGTCCAGGGAGAGTGGCCGGTCAAGGATCGGAGCGGCAGGGAGTTTTATATCCAGGCCGACGCGGCCCGGATCGAGGGTCTGGACGGGCGGCCCAAGAAGGCCACGTTTGTCACAGACATCACCCTTCGGAAAGAGGCCGAGCGCCTCAAGGATGACGTTGACAGAATGATGCGTCACGATTTGCGTTCTCCCTTGCAGGGCCTCATCCACCTTCCGGACTTCGTGGCCGATGAAGGCCCGTTGAACGATACCCAGCTCAAGTATCTGAAGATGATCAAGAATGCGGCCATGAACATGCTGCACATGATCAACTTCAGTTTTGACCTTTATAAGATTGAGCAGGGAGTGTACGACTTTCAGCCGAAGCCTCTGTCCATCATGCCTCTTCTTGCCGGGATTCGGGATGAGATTCTGGCCCGTCCGGCCCTGCGGAATCTGTCAATGGTCGTCGAGGAGCCCGGCCCGGACGTGTCCGGCCGGATCATGGGCGAGGAGCTTCTGTGCCGGTCTCTTTTTTATAATCTGATGCTGAACGCAGCCGAGGCTGCCGTCTTGGCCAAGGGGGACGTCCTTGTCCGTCTGAAGAACGGAGAGGAAAGCGGGCTGGTGGTCATCGTCGACAACGCCGGTGAAGTGCCCGCTTCGGTCCGGTCCAGATTTTTCGACAAGTACGTCACCGAGGGAAAAGCCAAGGGCATCGGGCTCGGGACCTACATGGCCCGGCTGGCAACCCAGACCCATGGCGGGGCCATAGCCCTCGGGGCGGCTGTGTCCGGCAGAACCCACGTCGAGGTCTGTCTTCCTGCGGCGGTGGAAGACGGAGAACGGCAATCATGA
- a CDS encoding Pathogenicity locus has protein sequence MMRDLQRIPGIGPSMARDLIDLGFESVEALKGGNPEAMYRDLIALRGLYMDRCVLYAFRCAVYFAEAREHDPELLKWWNWKDGSSIRPGEGL, from the coding sequence ATGATGCGGGATTTACAGCGCATTCCGGGGATAGGGCCATCCATGGCCCGAGACCTCATCGACTTGGGTTTCGAGAGCGTGGAGGCCTTGAAAGGCGGCAATCCAGAAGCCATGTACCGTGACCTGATCGCCTTGCGGGGCCTCTACATGGACCGCTGCGTTCTGTATGCCTTTCGGTGCGCCGTGTATTTCGCCGAGGCTCGAGAGCATGATCCGGAACTCCTCAAGTGGTGGAATTGGAAGGACGGCTCGTCGATCAGACCGGGTGAAGGCCTATGA